The Terriglobus roseus region GCGTGCGTCAGTTCACCATGAAGGACGCCTATTCCTTCGACATCGACCAGGCCGGGTTGGACCACAGCTATGACCTGCATGATGCGGCGTATCGCCAGATCTTTACGCGCTGCGGTCTTGAATTTGTTGGAGTTGAGGCAGATTCGGGTGCCATGGGCGGATCGCAGTCGCAGGAGTTTATGGTCTACACCGAAGCGGGTGAGGACTGGATTGCTTCTGCGCGGAATGAGGCTGGCGAGGTTGTTTACGCCGCCAATATCGAGAAGGCGACGTCAAAGCTGGAAGCTGTTGCTGATCTGGAAGCGACTGCAGGTGCGCCAGAGCTGGTGCATACGCCGGGACAGCGCACCATCGATGAAGTGGGCGAATTTCTGAAGGTGGAGAAGATTCACCAGATCAAGACCATGGCGTACATGGCGACGTGGCCTGCAGACGCAAAGGGTGTTGTGAAGACGCGTTCGCTGGTGGTCTTCCTGCGTGGCGATCACCAGTTGAACGAAGCCAAGCTGGGTGCGTTGGCGGCTGGTGCAGAGCTGCGTCCCATGGTTCCTGAGGAGATTGAGGCGACATTCAACGCTCCCGCGGGCTACCTTGGACCGATTGGCGTGGTTGCGGCAAAGGCTGGCGATGACAAGGGCATCATGGTGGTGCTGGATGCTGCCCTGGAAGGCCGTGCGAACCTGATCGCTGGTGCGAACAAAGAGGAATACCACCTCCGCAACGTAACCCCGGGCCGCGACTTTACGGCTACCGTTATTGCTGATGTTCGCAACATCAATGAGGGCGAGGCCGATCCCGTTGCAGGCATTGCGCTGCGTCTGGGCAAGGCCGTGGAGATTGGCCACATCTTCAAGCTGGGCTACAAGTACAGCGAGAGCATGGGCGCGCGCGTTCTAGATAAGAACGGCAAGGAAACCACTCCCATCATGGGATCGTATGGCATTGGTATTGAGCGTATTCTGACCGCTGCGATTGAGCAGTCTGCCGCTAAGAATGGCAAGAACGACAAGGGTGAATGGAGCTACGTTCTGCCTGCGTCGATTGCTCCGTTTGAAGTGGTGGTGACGGTGACGAAGCAGACGGACGCAGCGTTGGCAGAGGCAGGCGAAAAGATTGCTGCCGATCTGGAAGCGGCTGGCTTTGATGTTTTGCTGGACGACCGTGACGGTTCTGCGGGCGTGAAGTTCAAGGACGCTGATCTGATCGGTGTGCCGTATCGCGTGACCATCGGCAAGCGTCTTGCAGAGGGATTCGTGGAATTGGTGGATCGCCTGCAGGGACGAACGGAAGATGTCGCGGTTGCCGATGTCGTTACTGCGTTAAAGGCAACACGCCAGCAAGCCTAAGCGGGACGAAATACGTCCAAGAGCAGGGAAGAAGTAGGGAGGACGATTGGCAGTCAAGCTTAAGCTCGGTGGCAAGCGCTACGATCACGAGGGCATTCCGGTGCATCACGGCACGGATCGCCCCATGTGGAAGCGCGCCGTAATGGCGCTTCTGATCGTTGCGCTGGCGTGCCTTCTGCTCGGCGCCATGGTCTTCGGTTATTACTACAACCACTATCAGAAAGTTGTGGATGACCGGCTAAATAACGGCCCTCTCTTCTCCTCCACCGCGCAGATTTACGCTGCCCCCCGTGAGATTCGGCCGGGGCAGGGTATGACTGCGGCATCCATTGCGCAGGACCTACATCGTGCTGGTTACAACACGAACACGCAGCTTGGCACCTTTCGGGTTTCCGGCGATAGCATCACCATCAAGCCGGGACCAGCGTCTTTTCACAATACGGATGGCGCCACCATCAATACCAGCGGCGGCACAGTGCAGAGCATCACCGCTGAGAATGGTGTGGCGCTGCGTGCGTATGAGTTAGAGCCGCAACTCATCACTGGCCTGAGCGAAGACAAGAACCGTATTAAGCGCAGGCTGGTGACGTACAACCAGATTCCGAAGCAGTTGGTGCAGGCTGTCACTGCGATTGAAGACCGTAGATTTTTCGAGCACAACGGCCTGAATTTCGGTCGTCTCGTAAAGTGCGGCGTGCAGGATGTTCTGTCGCAGCATGCGGTGTGTGGAGGTTCCACGCTGACGCAACAGTTGGCGCGCGGCTTCTTCTTGTCTCCTGAAAAGCATGTAAAGCGCAAGCTGATTGAAATCATGATCACGCTCCAGTTGGAGTCACGCTTCAACAAGCAGCAGATCTTTGAGATGTATGCGAATCAGATCAACCTTGGGCAGCGTGGGTCGTTCGCAGTCAATGGTTTTGGCGAGGCTTCGCAGGCGTACTTCGGCAAGGATCTTCGCCAGTTGGATGTGGCGGAATGCGCGTTGTTGGCGGGCATTATTCAGCGGCCTAACTACTTCAATCCATTCCGTCATCCGGAACGCGCGCTGGAACGCCGCAACATCGTGTTGCGCTCGATGATTGAAACGGGCGCTCTTACTCCACAAGAAGAAGAGCGCGCGGAAGCGGAACCGATTCGTCTTGCAACGCAGAATGTAGATGCCAGCGAAGCACCGTACTTTGTGGACCTGGTGCATGACCAGTTGCAACAGCGTCTTGGCGATCAGGCGAATGGTGGCACGCTTCGTATCTATACGTCGCTTGATCCTGAGTTGCAGAAGGCCGCAGCAGAAGCCGTGGCGGAGATGATGCCGCGCATTGATGAAATGATTCGCAAGCGCCACAAGGGCGATGCGCCGATCAAGTATCCGCAGGTATCTCTCATCGCATTGGACCCGCACACAGGACAGGTGCTTGCGCTGGTGGGTGGTCGTAACTACGGCTCCTCGCAGTTGAACCATGCGCTGTCGAGCCGGCCTACGGGATCAATCTTCAAGCCACTGGTTTATGCAACCGCTTTCTCACAGAGCGTGAATGGTCAACCGCTAGGGGATACTGGACCCTTCACAGCACTCACGCCGCTGAATGACGATACGCAGGATTTTGGCACAGGTGGTCGTTCTTATACACCGGGCAACTTTGAACGCGGCGAATATCCCGGCATGGTGACTGCGGCAACCGCCTTGTATCACTCGCTGAACATTGCCACGATCTCTCTTGCGCAGCGTGTGGGGTATGAGAACGTTGCTGCAATGGCGCGTTCTGCAGGCATCGCTTCGGCACGGCCTACGCCCTCTGTGGCAATTGGTACGTATAGCGCTACCCCGATGGACATGGCTGGTGTGTACACCGTGTTCGCCAATGGTGGCGTCCATCTGAACCCATGGCTGCTGGCGAGTGTGCGCAATGACAAGGGCGATATCGTAGCGGATTTCACGCCTGAAGCGCGGCAGGTGATGGATCCGAAAACTGCCTACCTTACACAATCGTTGATGGAAGGTGTGGTGACGTACGGCACTGCGTCAACCGTCCGTGCTTTGGGCTTCAGGGCTCCGGCAGCTGGTAAGACGGGTACATCGCACGACGTATGGTTTGCCGGTTATTCGTCGAACCTGCTGTGCATCGTGTGGATTGGTAACGATGATTACACGGATATCTCTGACAACCTGACCAAGAAGGTGCAGGGTGCGGACACCGCTGCGCCCATCTGGGCAGAGTTTATGAAGCGTGCGATCCAGCTACCGCAGTACAGCGATATGAAACAGTTCGCTGCACCGCCGGCGGGCGTGACGAATTACCCCATCGATCTCAGCTCTGGACAGATTGCCGATGGTAGCTGCTCCGGAAAGACTGCGACGATGGCGTTTCTGGATGGCACACAGCCGCATAACACGTGTAGTCACATGGGCGATGGTTCGGGTCTGATGGACAGCCTCTTCGGCACGAATAGCGATACGGCTGGAACCAGTGTGAACGGTGGCGGCATCAACAATGGAGCGCAACCTACCAATGGCTCGCAGTCTACGGTGGGGCCGGACGGACAGCCGCAGCAGCACCGCAACTTCTTCCAGAAGATGTTTGGTCTCGGCAAACACAACGACGAGAATAATCAGCCGCAGCAGCCTGCGACACCGCCTCCGTCCAATACTCCACACTGAGACCACGAATGAATGCAGCATTACGCTGAGTTACTTCATCCTGACGGCACGCAATTTCCTCCAGACCTCACCGCGCTGAAACTCGGTGTGGCGCTGGCAATTGGGCTGCTCATCGGGTTTGAACGTCAGTGGTCAAACAAGGAGTTTGGTGTTCGTACCTTCAGCCTTAGCGCCATGCTGGGTGTGCTCACTTCGTTCCTTTCACCTGCAATGCAGGTCACAGGCATGGTGGGTGTCATCATGCTGGCGATCATGCTGAACGTGCGTGACATCCTGGAAACCAAGTCGGTTGAGGGAACAACCTCTGCAGCTCTGATGGTCACGTTTGTGTTGGGTGTGCTTTCAGGGCAGGGGCATGTGTTCACTGCAATTGCCGGTGCCATTCTGACGACATGGTTGCTCTCGCTGAAGCCACAGTTTCGCGCTCTAACCGGTGGTGTCACGACAGAAGAGATGCGCAGCGCGCTGCTGCTGGGATTGTTCGGATTCATCATTTGGCCGTTGCTGCCAAACCACTTTGTTGACCCATGGCATCTGTTGCAACCCCGGCAGGCATGGCTCACGGTTTTGGTCGTCGCAAGCATTGGGTTCTTGAATTACATTCTGCTGCGCCTGTATGGATCGAAAGGCGTGACTCTGTCCGCTGTTTTGGGTGGATTGGTGAACTCCACAGCAGCTGTTGTTGAACTTGCGACAACGCTGCCCGCAGCCGGAATGTTACGCGAAACAGGTGTGGCCGTAACGTTCACTACTGTGGCAATGCTGGTGCGGAATCTTGCACTGCTGACGATCTTTGGCGGCAACGCGGCGGCGCAGCAGGCTTTCTTGCCGATGGCCGGAATGCTTGCGGTGGCTGCGACTTACATATGGCTCCAACGGCGTGCAGCGGATGATCAAAAGGACGTTGCGCTGAACCTGGATTCACCGATTTCGGTTTCCAAGGTGAGCCGCTTCGGCATCCTGTTCCTGCTGATTCAAATCTTCGGAACGCTGGCCACACGTTGGTTGGGTAGCGAAGGTTTGCTGGTGGTCAGCTTTATCGGCGGAGCTGTTTCGAGCGCCAGCAGTACAGCAGCAGCTGCCAACCTTGTGGCGCATGGTGATGCAAGCGCCACGCAGGGCGCTATGGCTGCGATCGTCACGTCAATGGTGAGTGCAGCAGCGAATCTGCCGCTACTCTATCGCCAAGACCAGGCACGCCCCATCGTGCGAAGCATTGCAATCTGGACAGCAATAGAGATTGGTGTCGGCATCACGCTGCTGCTGCTTCAGGTCCATCTGCAACATGCGGGCCTGTTGCACGCGCGATAACGGTTCGAGCTAAGACTCACCTGCAAGGTACGCCTTGGAATTCAGTAACGGCCGTTCC contains the following coding sequences:
- a CDS encoding transglycosylase domain-containing protein — translated: MAVKLKLGGKRYDHEGIPVHHGTDRPMWKRAVMALLIVALACLLLGAMVFGYYYNHYQKVVDDRLNNGPLFSSTAQIYAAPREIRPGQGMTAASIAQDLHRAGYNTNTQLGTFRVSGDSITIKPGPASFHNTDGATINTSGGTVQSITAENGVALRAYELEPQLITGLSEDKNRIKRRLVTYNQIPKQLVQAVTAIEDRRFFEHNGLNFGRLVKCGVQDVLSQHAVCGGSTLTQQLARGFFLSPEKHVKRKLIEIMITLQLESRFNKQQIFEMYANQINLGQRGSFAVNGFGEASQAYFGKDLRQLDVAECALLAGIIQRPNYFNPFRHPERALERRNIVLRSMIETGALTPQEEERAEAEPIRLATQNVDASEAPYFVDLVHDQLQQRLGDQANGGTLRIYTSLDPELQKAAAEAVAEMMPRIDEMIRKRHKGDAPIKYPQVSLIALDPHTGQVLALVGGRNYGSSQLNHALSSRPTGSIFKPLVYATAFSQSVNGQPLGDTGPFTALTPLNDDTQDFGTGGRSYTPGNFERGEYPGMVTAATALYHSLNIATISLAQRVGYENVAAMARSAGIASARPTPSVAIGTYSATPMDMAGVYTVFANGGVHLNPWLLASVRNDKGDIVADFTPEARQVMDPKTAYLTQSLMEGVVTYGTASTVRALGFRAPAAGKTGTSHDVWFAGYSSNLLCIVWIGNDDYTDISDNLTKKVQGADTAAPIWAEFMKRAIQLPQYSDMKQFAAPPAGVTNYPIDLSSGQIADGSCSGKTATMAFLDGTQPHNTCSHMGDGSGLMDSLFGTNSDTAGTSVNGGGINNGAQPTNGSQSTVGPDGQPQQHRNFFQKMFGLGKHNDENNQPQQPATPPPSNTPH
- a CDS encoding MgtC/SapB family protein, whose translation is MQHYAELLHPDGTQFPPDLTALKLGVALAIGLLIGFERQWSNKEFGVRTFSLSAMLGVLTSFLSPAMQVTGMVGVIMLAIMLNVRDILETKSVEGTTSAALMVTFVLGVLSGQGHVFTAIAGAILTTWLLSLKPQFRALTGGVTTEEMRSALLLGLFGFIIWPLLPNHFVDPWHLLQPRQAWLTVLVVASIGFLNYILLRLYGSKGVTLSAVLGGLVNSTAAVVELATTLPAAGMLRETGVAVTFTTVAMLVRNLALLTIFGGNAAAQQAFLPMAGMLAVAATYIWLQRRAADDQKDVALNLDSPISVSKVSRFGILFLLIQIFGTLATRWLGSEGLLVVSFIGGAVSSASSTAAAANLVAHGDASATQGAMAAIVTSMVSAAANLPLLYRQDQARPIVRSIAIWTAIEIGVGITLLLLQVHLQHAGLLHAR
- a CDS encoding proline--tRNA ligase; this encodes MQRWSKLFIPTLREAPADAEVASHQILLRAGYVRQLGAGIYSYLPLATRSINKINAIVREEMDKIGQEFFLPALNPREIWEESGRWTGMGDNMFRLKDRKGADLCLGMTHEEIMTSIARNEIRSYKQLPQIWYQIQTKFRDEPRPKSGLLRVRQFTMKDAYSFDIDQAGLDHSYDLHDAAYRQIFTRCGLEFVGVEADSGAMGGSQSQEFMVYTEAGEDWIASARNEAGEVVYAANIEKATSKLEAVADLEATAGAPELVHTPGQRTIDEVGEFLKVEKIHQIKTMAYMATWPADAKGVVKTRSLVVFLRGDHQLNEAKLGALAAGAELRPMVPEEIEATFNAPAGYLGPIGVVAAKAGDDKGIMVVLDAALEGRANLIAGANKEEYHLRNVTPGRDFTATVIADVRNINEGEADPVAGIALRLGKAVEIGHIFKLGYKYSESMGARVLDKNGKETTPIMGSYGIGIERILTAAIEQSAAKNGKNDKGEWSYVLPASIAPFEVVVTVTKQTDAALAEAGEKIAADLEAAGFDVLLDDRDGSAGVKFKDADLIGVPYRVTIGKRLAEGFVELVDRLQGRTEDVAVADVVTALKATRQQA